The genome window CGGTGGCCGGTTCGTAGCGGACGTCGGCGCCGGACATCAGGTCGGCGATGTGCTGCACGGTGCCCGGTAGCCGCAGCAGTTCGCCGAACAGTTCGCGCAGCGCGGTGACGTTGCTCCCCGGCGAGATCAGCGCGGACTGGGCCTGGGTGTGCATGACGACGCGTTCGGCGACCGGGCGGCGTTCGCTCTCGTAGGTGTCGAGCAGACCCGCCGGGGCCCAGCCGCGCACCGCCGCGGCGAGTTTCCAGCCGAGGGCGGCCGCGTCCTGCAGGCCGAGGTTGAGGCCGGGGCCGCCGATCGCGGAGTGGATGTGCGCGGCGTCGCCGACCAGCAGGACGCGCCCGTCGCGGTACTTGTCGGCCAGCCGGGTGTTGCGCCCGCGCAACCGCCGCAGCAGGTGCGGCCCGTCGCCTTCGGGCGGGTCGAGCGGCAGGGCGAAGCCGAGGACGCGATGGACGCTGGCGACCTGGTCCTCGAAGGTCATCGGCGGCTCGTCTTCTGCTTCTTCGCCGTCGGTCCACTCCACGGTGCTGATCAGCGGGCCGGTGGGGAACGGCGCGTGGACGAACAGGCCGGTTTCGGTGCGGTAGTGGAAGAACGGCGGGATCACGCCGTGCCCCGGCACCCGCACGCCACCGGACGCGGCGTCGACGAACTCCGCGGGCACGCGTGCGTGCGAGGAGAAGGAGAGCGTGCGATCTTCCGTCACGCCGGGGAAACCGATGCCGGCCAGCTTGCGGGTCGCGCTGCGGCCGCCGTCGGCGCCGACGAGGTACCGGGTGGTGATCCGCGAGGGGCCGTCGGGGCCGGACACGTCGACGGTGACCGTGTCGGCGTCCTGCGTGAGGCCGGTGAGTTCGTGGCCGCGGCGGATTTCGACGCCGAGTTCGGCGGCGCGTTCGGTGAGCATCGCCTCGACGCGTTTCTGCGGTACGCCGAGGATCGTGAGCGGGTTCGGCTCGGTCAGGGTGAGGTCGAGGCGCATCGCCCCGAAGACGAACGCCGGCACGGGCGGGCCGAGCGGGCCGGCCAGCCGCTCGTGGAGCCCACGGCGGTCGAGCAGGCGCACGACCTGGCCGACGAGCCCGTTGGCGCGGTTCTCCGCGGTCGGCTCGGGGAGCCGTTCCAGCACCAGCGGGCGAACGCCGGCGAGGGCGAGTTCGCAGGCGAGCATCAGGCCGTTGGGCCCGGCTCCGGCGATGACGACGTCTTCCATGGCGGAACTCCTTCTCTGGCAAGCACTGCAGGCAGCACGAAATGGCCCGTCGAGCGGGCAGCTGCGGATTCAGGGCAGGGTCAGCGCGGTTCGGGCAGGCCGGCGGCGAGCCGGCCGAACACGTCGCGCAGGAGCGTTTCGAGCGGTGGGGGCGGCTCGGCGACGAGCCACTGCTGGGTGACGACGGTGAGCGCGGCCCCGACGACCCCGGCGACCAGCCGCGGGTAGATGTCCCGGGCCGGGTCGGTGCCGGTGCGTTCGGCGACGGCGGCGGCGAACTCGGCTTCGGCCGCCGCGCCGGCTTTCTGGAACTCGCCCTGCAGTGCGGGTTCCGCGACCATCAGCCGCAGCCCTTCGATCCACGACCGGTCGGCGGCTTGCCCGGTGGGCTCGCCGAGCGGGAACCCCTCGAGCGCCGCCTGGGTGACGGCCTCCCAGATCGGTTCGCCGTCGGGCCGCTCCCGCAGCGCGGCGGCGATCGCCCGCGCCCGGTCGTGGTGGCGGGCGACGATGGCTTCGCCCTTGCTGCCGAAGTAGTTACTGAAGGTCCGGGTGGACACCCCAGCCTCGGCGGCGATGTCTTCGATCCGGACGTTGTCGTAGCCGCGTTCGACGGTCAGCCGGATGGCCGCCCAGCTCAGCGCGATGCGCGTCTCGTGCTTCTTGCGCTCACGCAGGCCTGGGGCGTCCATGAGTCCACCATAGCCGTACTTGCCGAATCTGCAAAGTTGCCGAATCTGCACTTAGTTGGTCACCGACTGGACGAGAATCCGGTCATCGATCGCCGAAACCGTCGACGAGCGTCACACTGTCGTGTGACATCAGTCACCGGAGGTGTTGCGAGATGGTCTTGGGCGACAACGGAGTCACTCACAAGGTGGAGCCGGACAGCAGGTCAGGGCGGGTGCAAGTGCGGCGGGCGGCGCTGGCGAGCGCCATCGGCACGACGATCGAGTGGTACGACTTCTTCCTCTACAACACCGCGGCGGCGCTGGTTTTCCCGCACCTGTTCTTCCCCGCGTCGAGTGCTTACGCGGGTGCGATGCAGTCGTTCGCCACCTACGCGGTCGGGTTCGCCGCGCGCCCGGTCGGGGCCGCGATCTTCGGGCACTGGGGTGACCGGATCGGGCGGAAGGCGACGCTGATCGTCACCCTGCTGCTGATGGGCATCTCCTCCGGCGTCGTCGGGATGCTGCCCGGGACGTCGGCGATCGGGTTCGCCGCACCGCTGCTGCTGGTGCTGCTGCGGCTCGTGCAGGGCATCGCCATCGGCGGTGAGTGGAGCGGCTCGGTGCTGCTCGCGATGGAGTGGGGCGACCAGCGCAAACGCGGCCTGCTCGGCAGTTTCGCGCAGATCGGCGTCCCGGTCGGGCTGGTGCTCGGCACCGGCGGGATGACGCTGCTGTCGGCGACCCTCTCCCCCGCGGCGTTCGACTCCTGGGGCTGGCGGCTGCCGTTCCTGGCCAGCCTGATCCTGGTCGCGGTCGGGCTGGTGATCCGGCTGAAGATCCTCGAGACGCCGATGTTCGCCAAGCTCGTCGAAAACCGGCAGACCGCGAAGACGCCGGTGCTGGACGCGATCCGGCACCACTGGCGCGAAATCCTGCTCTCGGCCGGGGTCCGGTTCAGCGAGCAGATGCCGTTCTACCTGTTCACCAGCTACGTGCTGATCTACGTCGTCGCGCGGCACGAGTTCAGCAAGACGTTCGTGCTCAACGCGGTCCTCGTCGGGGCGGCGTGCGAGCTGGCGCTGATCCCGTTGTTCTCCGCGCTGTCGGACCGCTTCGGGCGCAAGAAGGTGTACCTGACCGGGGCCGTGTTCACCGCCGTGATCGCGTTCCCGTACTTCACGATCCTCGCGCACGGCAGCCACGCGCTGGTGTTCGCCGCGGTCGTGGTGTCGTTCATCCCGCACGCGCTGCAGTACGGCCCGCAGGCGGCGCTGATCGGCGAGAGTTTCCCGACGCACCTGCGCTACGGCGGCGCCGGGCTGGGTTACCAGCTGGCGTCGGTGTTCGCGGGCGGCCCGGCGCCGCTGCTGGCGACGTGGCTGCTGCACACGACCGGGACGCCGTACTCGATCTCGGCCTACATCGTGCTGTCGGCGGTGGTCACGGTGGCGTGCGTGATCGCGCTGAAGGACCGCTCGAAGGCCGACATCGACGACGTTTCCGTGTACCAGCGCTGAAAAGCCGTGAAGGCCTCCTTACCGGCCAATAGAGCCGGTAAGGAGGCCTTCACGGCTTTGCGGGTCAGCGGCGCGGGCCGCCCTGGGGGCCGCCGAACGGGGGCTGCTGCGGGAAGGGCCCGCTGCCCGGGTTCTGCTGCTGCGGGCCGCCGTACTGGCCCGGGGGCGGCGACTGCGGTGCCGGCTGGCCCTGATACTGCTGGGCACCCGGGGGCGGGCCGGCCGGGGACTGCGGCTGCGGCAGCGCGGGCTGGCCGCTCTGCGGGGTCGGCGGCTGCGGCGCCGGGGTGACCTCCGTGCCGCGGTCCTCGTCCTCTTCCGGCGCGGCCTGCGGCTGGGCCGGGCGCGGGATCGACGGCCGCGCGGGCGGCGTCGACGAGGCCCCGATCGCCGGGACCTCCTTGCGAGCCACGGCTTCCGCGGCTGCGACGGCCTCGGCGACCTTCGGGTCGCTCTTCGTCTCGAACCAGCTGGAGACCTCGTCGTCCTCGAGGTCGGGCTTGGCCGGGACGTCGTCGTCCTTCGGCGGCTCGTAGCGGAACACGCCGTCGTCGCCGGGGGCGCCGAGCGCGCGGGCGAAGCCTTCGAGGGCCTTGCCGTAGTCGCTGGGGATCATCCAGACCTTGTTCGCGTCGCCCTGCGCCATCTGCGGCAGCGTCTGCAGGTACTGGTAGGCCAGCACCTCCGGGGTCGGGCGGCCGGCCTTGATCGCGGCGAACACCTTCTCGATCGCCTTCGCCTGGCCCTGCGCCTGCAGGTAGCGCGCGGCCCGCTCACCCTGCGCGCGCAGGATCCGGGACTGCCGCTCGGCCTCGGCCGCGAGGATGGTCGCCTGGCGGGCACCCTCGGCGGAGAGGATCTGGCTCTGCTTCTGGCCTTCCGCGGTCTTGATCGCCGACTCCCGCTGGCCTTCGGCGGTGAGGATCATGGCGCGCTTCTCGCGGTCGGCGCGCATCTGCTTCTCCATCGAGTCCTGGATGGAGGGCGGCGGGTCGATCGCCTTGAGCTCGACCCGGCTCACGCGGATGCCCCACCGGCCGGTCGCTTCGTCCAGCACGCCGCGCAGCTGGGTGTTGATCGAGTCGCGGGAGGTCAGGGTCTGCTCGAGGCTCATGCCACCGACGACGTTGCGGAGCGTGGTGGTGGTCAGCTGCTCGACACCGACGATGTAGTTCGAGATCTCGTACACCGCGGCACGCGAGTCGGTGACCTGGAAGTACACGACCGTGTCGATCGACACCGTCAGGTTGTCTTCGGTGATCACCGGCTGCGGCGGGAACGAGACGACCTGCTCGCGCAGGTCGATCCGGGCGCGCACCTTGTCCAGGAACGGCACGAGGATGTTCAGGCCCGGCGAGGCGACCGTGCGGAACCGGCCGAGCCGCTCGATCACGGCGGACTGCGCCTGCGGCACCACCATGACCGCCTTGGCTATCGTGATGACCACGAGCAGGGCCAAGGCTATGACCAGCCCGATCACAAATCCGGTCAAGAGAATTTCCCCTTACCTAGTACCATTCTTGTGCGGTGGACGGTGTTCCCGGCGCCGCGGGCGGACGCACCGAAAGCTCGAGCTGCTTCACGGCGACGCCCCAGCGGCCGGTGGTGTCGTGCAGGACCGTCCACACTGTACGGTGGAGGTCCCCCGGCGCGGCGACGGCGCGCTCGGCGGTGGTCAGGCCGGCTTCCTGCCGCAGCGCGGTGCGGGTGAGCTGCTCGATCGCGATCGCCGGGTTCGTGACCGTGTAGGTCGCCAGCCGCGGGTCGGTGATCACGAAGACGATTTCGAACCCCGCCTCGACTTCCTTGCCGTCCCCGGTCTCGACGGGCCGCGGCGGGGCGGTCAGGATCTGCTCGCCCAGGTCGACGCGCACCCGGACGCGGTCGGCGAAGGGCAGGACGAAGTGGCGGCCGGGGCCGAGCACGGCGCGGAACTTCCCGAGCCGTTCGATCACCGCGGCGCGGCCTTCGCCGACGGTGACGAGCCCGAGGCTCACGGCTCGGCCGACACGACGGCAGTGGCTCCGGAGATTTCGACGACCGTGACCGACGTACCGGGCTGGATGGGCGGGAGGTGCTCGGACATGCTGCGGGCCGACCAGACGTCGCCGGCCAGCTTCACCCGGCCCGCCTCGAAGTCCACTGTGGACAGGACGACGGCGCGGGCGCCGATCAGCGCGTCGATGCCGGTGTGGTGGGTCGGGCCGGCGAGGAAGCGGCGCTTGAGCGCGGGCCGCACCAGCGCGAGCATGCCGGCGGAGGCGACGGCGAACACGGCGACGTCGATGAACAGGTTCCCGGTGAGCACCTCGGCCCCGGCGCCGAACAGCGCCCCGACCCCCAGCATGATCAGCACGAAGTCGCCGGAGACGACCTCCGCGATCATCAGGGCGATGCCGACGATCAACCAGACCAGTGCCCAAGACATGGCTTCATGCTCTCAGATCGCGCCGGATCGCACCGGCGCGGTGACGGGACGTAACCTTCGCGTGACCTTGGACAAATCGGACATTCAGTCCTCCTCGGCGGGTTCGGTGACGAAGTCGATGAGCCGCTCCACGGCCCCGATGAGCGGGGTCTCGAGGTCGCGGAAACTGCTCACCCCGCTCAGGACACGTTGCCAGCCTTCGAAAGGTTGCCCCCAGCCGAGCGCGTCGCAGATCCCCTGCTTCCACTCGGTGCCGCGCGGGATCTTCGGCCACGCGCGGATCCCGACCGCCTCAGGCCGCACGGCTTCCCAGACGTCGATGTAGGGGTGGCCGGTGACCAGCACGTTCTCGTCGCGGATCGCCCCGACGAGCCGGGACTCCTTGCTGCCCGGCACGAGGTGGTCGACCAGCACGCCCAGGCGGCGGCCGGGACCGGTGCCGAACTCGGCGATCCGGTCGGCGAGCACGTCGACGCCGTCCAGCGGTTCGACGACGACGCCTTCGACGCGCAGGTCGTGGCCCCAGACGCGTTCGACGAGCTCGGCGTCGTGCTTGCCTTCGACCCAGATGCGGGAGTCGCGCGCGACACGGGCCTGCAGGCCCTGGACCTTGACCGAGCCGGACGCCGAGAGCTGCCGGGCGGGTGCCTTCGCCGGGGCGCGGTAGGGCACGAGCGTCACCGGCTTGCCTTCCAGCAGGAAGCCGGCGGGGGCGAGCGGGAAGACGCGGTGGCGGCCCTTGGCGTCTTCGAGCACGACGTTGCCGTACTCGATCTTCACCACCGCGCCGCAGAAGCCGCCGGCCGGGTCCTCGACCACGAGACCGGGTTCGGCGGGGACCTCCGGCACCTTCTTGCGGCGTCGGCCGGCGAGCACGTCGTCGTCATAGGAGTGGGAGCGCACGACCAGGCAACTTAGTGGGCGGAGGGACCCGGCGGGGTCGTGCCACGCCGGTCAGCGGGCCAGTTCGAGCAGGGCGTCGGTGAACGGCGTGCGCTCGCCCCGGCGCAGCGGCGCGTGGGCGGCCAGCGGTGCCAGCGCGGCGCACCACGCGAGGGCGCGTCCGGCGTCGAGGCCCGGCAGGTGCGGGCGGAGGGCCTCGACGCCGTCGTCGAGCGTGCCGCCGGCGGCCAGCGGCAGGTAGAGCCAGTCGGCGAGGTCGAAGGCCGGGTCGCCGACGCTCGGGCGCGGGTCGATGGCCACCGGGCCGCGGCGGGGGCCGGCGTCGAGGACGTTGCCCGGGTGCAGGTCGCCGTGCACGACCGCGACCGGGCCGTCCCCGGCCAGCGCCATCGCCCGGGCACGGGCCCTCGCGAGCACTTCGGGGGTCAGGTCGGTCTCGGCCGCGGAACCGGGGACGGTGCGCTCGGTGATGTCGTACATGAACGTCACCCGGTCGGTCAGCGGCGGCAGGTCCGGCGGGGGCTCGACGCCGTGCAGCTCGGCGAGCAGCGCGCCGATCTCGGGCCACGGCACTTCGCGGCCGCGCAGTTCGGTGCCGGGGACCAGGCCTTCGAGCAGAATCGCCCCGGCACCGAGGTCGGTGTCGAGGACCTCCACGGCCCGCGAGCAGCCGGCCCAGGCCCGGAGCCCGGCGAATTCGAGCCGGGCGACTTCGTGGTCCGGGGTCAGCTTGAGCACCCGCGGGTCACCGTCGGGTCCGGTGCACAGCAGGGTGCGGCCGGAGTTGCCGGGCCGGACCTCGCGGACGGTCAGGCCCCAGTTCGCGCTCAGGCGGCCGACCAGGCCGGGCAGCGCGTCGCACCAGGGGCCGGCGAGTTCGGCGCCGAAGCGGCGGACGAGCCGGGCTCGGGCCTCGGCGTCGATCAGAACAGGGGCCAAGGGATGGCGCGCCAGTCGTCGCCGGGCTCGGGGAAGATGCCTTCGGCGAGCAGCAGGTCGGTGCGTTCGGCGAGGGCGCGGATCTCGAAGCGGGTGATGTGCTCGGCCAGGGTCTCGCCGAGTTCGCCGTCGAGCTCGGAACGCAGTTTGCGCAGCTTCTCGACGGTGTCCGGCGGCACCGGCTCGCCGATCCAGCCCCACAGCACGGTGCGCAGCTTCGGGTCGGTGTGCAGGCAGATGCCGTGGTCGACGCCGTAGACCCGGCCGTCGACGCCGGGCAGTAGGTGCCCGCCCTTGCGGTCGGTGTTGTTGACGACGATGTCGAGCACGGCGAGGTCGCGCAGCCCGGGGTGGTCGGCGTGGGCCAGCACCGCAGGCTCGCCGTCGCGGTCGTGGGCGTGCAGCACCGGGCGCCAGCCGTCGGGCAGCTCGGCGGGCGGGAGGACCTCGACGAGGTCGTCCTCGGTGGTTTCGATCCACAGCTGGACCATGCCGGGACCGAACGGCCCGTCGCGCAGCACGGTCGGCGGGATCGCGCCGAGGCCGGTGGCGTCGGCGATGATCGCGGTGGCGACCTCGCGCCCGGCCAGCGTGCCGTCGGGGAAGTCCCACAGCGGCCGCTCCCCCGACACCGGCTTGTACACGACCCGGCCGGTGACGCCGTCGAGCTCGATGGCGCAGAACAGGGTGACGTTGGAGGCGTCCACCAGCCGTCCCTCGACGTCGATGCGGCCGCGGGTGACCAGCTCGCGCGACGCCGGGTCGGCCGGGTCGGGGGTGGGGACCATGGTCAGTCTTCGTCCGCGTCGGTCTCGCGCCGGTAGCCGTTCTGCCGGGGGCAGATGTGGCCGGCCGGGTCGAGCGGCTCGCCGCACAGCGGGCACGGCTTGCGGCCGGCGTTGACGACGCGGTCGGCTCGTTCGGCGAAGGCGCGGGCGGCGGCCGGGCTGAGGAAGACGCGGACGGCGTCCGGGCCCTCCTCGGTGTCGTCGAGCACGACCGTTTCGTCGACCTCGCCCTCGGTGATGGCGAGCAGCTCGATGACGACGGCGCTGCTGTCGGCGTCCCAGCCGAGGCCCATGGTGCCGACGCGGAACTCCTCCTCGACCGGCACGGTGAGGGGATCGAGGTCGACGAGGTCGTCCGGGGCGTCATCGGGGACGTCGGCACCGAACCGGCTGGCGACCTCTTCGAGCAGCGAGCTGAGGCGCTCCGCGAGGACGACGACCTGCTGCTTTTCGATCGTGACGCTGATGGTGCGCACGTCCTCGGAAGCTTGCAGGTAGAACGTGCGATCGCCGGGCTCGCCGACGGTGCCGGCGACGAACCGATCCGGCTGGCGGAAGACGTGGATTACGCGAGACATAGCACCGTCGACCCTAGGCCACGGCGGCATGATCGGCATCCGCCGCCCCTGGTTCGCGGGCCGCTAGCCTCTGGGGGTGTCTCGGATCTCCCCGTACGGAACCTGGTCTTCGCCCATCACCGCCGCCGAGGTGGCCGCCGCCGGCGGCGGCCCGCAGTGGCTCGACGTCGTCGGGGACGAGGTGTGGTGGGCCGAGGCGCGGCCCGGTGAGCAGGGGCGGGTCGCGCTGGTGAAGGCCGTTCCCGGCGGGACGGAGGACGTCCTGCCGGCACCGTGGAACGTCCGCAACCGGCTGCACGAGTACGGCGGGCGGCCGTGGGCGGTCACCGGCGGTGTCGTGGTGTTCACGCACTGGGTGGATCAGCGGGTTTACGCGCTGAGCGAAACCGGTGTGGTGCCGCTGACACCGGAGCCCGCCGAGCCGCAGGGCGTCCGGTACGGGGACCTGCGGGCCGGGCGGCCGGGTGAGGTGTGGGCGGTGCGGGAGCGCGCCACCGGGCCGCGGCCGACGGACGTCGAGCGGGAACTCGTCGCGATCGCGGTCGACGGTGGCGGGGAGCGGGTGCTGGCCGCGAGCCACCGGTTCCTGACCGTGGCGAAGCTGTCCCCGGACGGGCGGCACGCGGCCTGGTTCGGCTGGGACCACCCGGCGATGCCGTGGGACGGGACCGAGCTGTGCGTGGCCCCGGTCGCCGCGGACGGGTCGTTCGGGCCGCACGAGGTGCTGGCCGGCGGCGCGGACGTCTCGGTCTGCCAGGTCGAGTGGGAGACGTCGTCGGCGTTGCTGGCGCTGCTGGACCCGGACGGCTGGTGGAACCTGCACCGGGTCGGCCTGGACGGCTCGGTGGTGAACCTCGCGCCGGTGGAGCGGGAGCTGGGCGGGCCGCTGTGGAAGGCGGGCTCGCGCTGGTTCGCCCCGCTGGGCGGCGGGCGGCACGCGGTGCTGGCGGGCGGCCGGCTGGCGGTGCTCGACGAGGCCGACGGCTCGGTGACGCCGCTCGGCGAGGAGCTGACGGCGTGGTCGTCGACGGGGTTCGCCCCCTTCGGTGACGGGTTCGCCGGCGTCGCCGCGGGTCCGGTGCGGGAAGCGGCGGTGGTGCACGTGAGCGGTTCGGCGGTCACGGAGCTGACGTCGCCGCCGGAGGCGCCGTCGGAGTACCTGCCGGTGCCGCAGGAGCGGGTGATCACGACCGCGGACGGCGACGAGGTGCCGGTGGTGCTGTACCGGCCGGCGAACCCGGCGTTCGAGGCGCCCGAGGGTGAGCTGCCGCCGTTGCTGGTGCAGGTCCACGGCGGGCCGACCGGGCAGCACTTCCCGGTGCTGGACCTGGAGATCGCGTACTTCACCAGCCGCGGCATCGCGGTGGCGGCGGTGAACTACGGCGGGTCGACCGGGTTCGGGCGGGCCTACCGGGAGCGGCTGCGCGAGCAGTGGGGCGTGGTGGACGTGGCCGACTGCGTGGCGGTGGCCGAGGCATTGGTGGCGGCCGGGCTGGCCGACGGTGAGCGGCTGGCGATCCGCGGCGGCAGCGCGGGCGGGTTCACCGCGGCTGCGTCGCTGACCACGACGAAGACGTACCGGGCGGGCACGGTGATGTACCCGGTGCTGGACCTGGCCGGGTGGACCGGGACCGGGGGCGACACGCACGACTTCGAGTCGCGGTACCTGGACGGGCTGGTCGGGCCGCTGCCGTCGGCGAAGCAGCGTTACCTCGAGCGGTCGCCGCTGGCGAACGCCGGGACGCTGGCCGGGCCGGTGCTGTTCCAGCAGGGCCTGGAAGACCGGATCTGCCCGCCGGAGCAGGCGGACCGGTTCGTGGCCGGGCTGGCCGGCCGTGGCATCCCGTACGCCTACCAGCGCTTCCCCGGTGAGCAGCACGGGTTCCGGCAGGCGGCGACGATCGTGGCGGCGCTGGAGGCGGAGCTGTCGTTCTACGGTCAGGTGCTGGGCTTCGAGACGCCGGGTGTGCCGCGGCTGGAGCTGTCCCGGTGAGGCCGCCGCGGTTGCGGGCCGGCGACACGCTGGCGCTGGTGGCGCCGTCCGGGCCGGTGCCGGCGGACCTGCTGGAGAAGGCGCTGCCGGTGCTGAGCGGCTGGGGTGTCGAGGTGCGGGTCGGGC of Amycolatopsis solani contains these proteins:
- a CDS encoding SCO1664 family protein; amino-acid sequence: MVPTPDPADPASRELVTRGRIDVEGRLVDASNVTLFCAIELDGVTGRVVYKPVSGERPLWDFPDGTLAGREVATAIIADATGLGAIPPTVLRDGPFGPGMVQLWIETTEDDLVEVLPPAELPDGWRPVLHAHDRDGEPAVLAHADHPGLRDLAVLDIVVNNTDRKGGHLLPGVDGRVYGVDHGICLHTDPKLRTVLWGWIGEPVPPDTVEKLRKLRSELDGELGETLAEHITRFEIRALAERTDLLLAEGIFPEPGDDWRAIPWPLF
- a CDS encoding DUF3097 domain-containing protein — encoded protein: MRSHSYDDDVLAGRRRKKVPEVPAEPGLVVEDPAGGFCGAVVKIEYGNVVLEDAKGRHRVFPLAPAGFLLEGKPVTLVPYRAPAKAPARQLSASGSVKVQGLQARVARDSRIWVEGKHDAELVERVWGHDLRVEGVVVEPLDGVDVLADRIAEFGTGPGRRLGVLVDHLVPGSKESRLVGAIRDENVLVTGHPYIDVWEAVRPEAVGIRAWPKIPRGTEWKQGICDALGWGQPFEGWQRVLSGVSSFRDLETPLIGAVERLIDFVTEPAEED
- a CDS encoding SPFH domain-containing protein, which produces MSLGLVTVGEGRAAVIERLGKFRAVLGPGRHFVLPFADRVRVRVDLGEQILTAPPRPVETGDGKEVEAGFEIVFVITDPRLATYTVTNPAIAIEQLTRTALRQEAGLTTAERAVAAPGDLHRTVWTVLHDTTGRWGVAVKQLELSVRPPAAPGTPSTAQEWY
- a CDS encoding SPFH domain-containing protein, coding for MTGFVIGLVIALALLVVITIAKAVMVVPQAQSAVIERLGRFRTVASPGLNILVPFLDKVRARIDLREQVVSFPPQPVITEDNLTVSIDTVVYFQVTDSRAAVYEISNYIVGVEQLTTTTLRNVVGGMSLEQTLTSRDSINTQLRGVLDEATGRWGIRVSRVELKAIDPPPSIQDSMEKQMRADREKRAMILTAEGQRESAIKTAEGQKQSQILSAEGARQATILAAEAERQSRILRAQGERAARYLQAQGQAKAIEKVFAAIKAGRPTPEVLAYQYLQTLPQMAQGDANKVWMIPSDYGKALEGFARALGAPGDDGVFRYEPPKDDDVPAKPDLEDDEVSSWFETKSDPKVAEAVAAAEAVARKEVPAIGASSTPPARPSIPRPAQPQAAPEEDEDRGTEVTPAPQPPTPQSGQPALPQPQSPAGPPPGAQQYQGQPAPQSPPPGQYGGPQQQNPGSGPFPQQPPFGGPQGGPRR
- a CDS encoding aminoglycoside phosphotransferase family protein, with the protein product MAPVLIDAEARARLVRRFGAELAGPWCDALPGLVGRLSANWGLTVREVRPGNSGRTLLCTGPDGDPRVLKLTPDHEVARLEFAGLRAWAGCSRAVEVLDTDLGAGAILLEGLVPGTELRGREVPWPEIGALLAELHGVEPPPDLPPLTDRVTFMYDITERTVPGSAAETDLTPEVLARARARAMALAGDGPVAVVHGDLHPGNVLDAGPRRGPVAIDPRPSVGDPAFDLADWLYLPLAAGGTLDDGVEALRPHLPGLDAGRALAWCAALAPLAAHAPLRRGERTPFTDALLELAR
- a CDS encoding MFS transporter; this translates as MVLGDNGVTHKVEPDSRSGRVQVRRAALASAIGTTIEWYDFFLYNTAAALVFPHLFFPASSAYAGAMQSFATYAVGFAARPVGAAIFGHWGDRIGRKATLIVTLLLMGISSGVVGMLPGTSAIGFAAPLLLVLLRLVQGIAIGGEWSGSVLLAMEWGDQRKRGLLGSFAQIGVPVGLVLGTGGMTLLSATLSPAAFDSWGWRLPFLASLILVAVGLVIRLKILETPMFAKLVENRQTAKTPVLDAIRHHWREILLSAGVRFSEQMPFYLFTSYVLIYVVARHEFSKTFVLNAVLVGAACELALIPLFSALSDRFGRKKVYLTGAVFTAVIAFPYFTILAHGSHALVFAAVVVSFIPHALQYGPQAALIGESFPTHLRYGGAGLGYQLASVFAGGPAPLLATWLLHTTGTPYSISAYIVLSAVVTVACVIALKDRSKADIDDVSVYQR
- a CDS encoding FAD-dependent monooxygenase, whose protein sequence is MEDVVIAGAGPNGLMLACELALAGVRPLVLERLPEPTAENRANGLVGQVVRLLDRRGLHERLAGPLGPPVPAFVFGAMRLDLTLTEPNPLTILGVPQKRVEAMLTERAAELGVEIRRGHELTGLTQDADTVTVDVSGPDGPSRITTRYLVGADGGRSATRKLAGIGFPGVTEDRTLSFSSHARVPAEFVDAASGGVRVPGHGVIPPFFHYRTETGLFVHAPFPTGPLISTVEWTDGEEAEDEPPMTFEDQVASVHRVLGFALPLDPPEGDGPHLLRRLRGRNTRLADKYRDGRVLLVGDAAHIHSAIGGPGLNLGLQDAAALGWKLAAAVRGWAPAGLLDTYESERRPVAERVVMHTQAQSALISPGSNVTALRELFGELLRLPGTVQHIADLMSGADVRYEPATDHPLDGRWAPDLVLADGTRLAELTTTARPLLLDFTGSLGEELRGWTDRVDLVPGQAPGEVTALLIRPDGYVAWASSSPEPGDTERKALRAALERWFGSPVDM
- a CDS encoding prolyl oligopeptidase family serine peptidase, yielding MSRISPYGTWSSPITAAEVAAAGGGPQWLDVVGDEVWWAEARPGEQGRVALVKAVPGGTEDVLPAPWNVRNRLHEYGGRPWAVTGGVVVFTHWVDQRVYALSETGVVPLTPEPAEPQGVRYGDLRAGRPGEVWAVRERATGPRPTDVERELVAIAVDGGGERVLAASHRFLTVAKLSPDGRHAAWFGWDHPAMPWDGTELCVAPVAADGSFGPHEVLAGGADVSVCQVEWETSSALLALLDPDGWWNLHRVGLDGSVVNLAPVERELGGPLWKAGSRWFAPLGGGRHAVLAGGRLAVLDEADGSVTPLGEELTAWSSTGFAPFGDGFAGVAAGPVREAAVVHVSGSAVTELTSPPEAPSEYLPVPQERVITTADGDEVPVVLYRPANPAFEAPEGELPPLLVQVHGGPTGQHFPVLDLEIAYFTSRGIAVAAVNYGGSTGFGRAYRERLREQWGVVDVADCVAVAEALVAAGLADGERLAIRGGSAGGFTAAASLTTTKTYRAGTVMYPVLDLAGWTGTGGDTHDFESRYLDGLVGPLPSAKQRYLERSPLANAGTLAGPVLFQQGLEDRICPPEQADRFVAGLAGRGIPYAYQRFPGEQHGFRQAATIVAALEAELSFYGQVLGFETPGVPRLELSR
- a CDS encoding acyl-CoA-like ligand-binding transcription factor, yielding MDAPGLRERKKHETRIALSWAAIRLTVERGYDNVRIEDIAAEAGVSTRTFSNYFGSKGEAIVARHHDRARAIAAALRERPDGEPIWEAVTQAALEGFPLGEPTGQAADRSWIEGLRLMVAEPALQGEFQKAGAAAEAEFAAAVAERTGTDPARDIYPRLVAGVVGAALTVVTQQWLVAEPPPPLETLLRDVFGRLAAGLPEPR
- a CDS encoding NfeD family protein, with protein sequence MSWALVWLIVGIALMIAEVVSGDFVLIMLGVGALFGAGAEVLTGNLFIDVAVFAVASAGMLALVRPALKRRFLAGPTHHTGIDALIGARAVVLSTVDFEAGRVKLAGDVWSARSMSEHLPPIQPGTSVTVVEISGATAVVSAEP
- a CDS encoding DUF3090 domain-containing protein; the encoded protein is MSRVIHVFRQPDRFVAGTVGEPGDRTFYLQASEDVRTISVTIEKQQVVVLAERLSSLLEEVASRFGADVPDDAPDDLVDLDPLTVPVEEEFRVGTMGLGWDADSSAVVIELLAITEGEVDETVVLDDTEEGPDAVRVFLSPAAARAFAERADRVVNAGRKPCPLCGEPLDPAGHICPRQNGYRRETDADED